In a genomic window of Methanococcoides sp. LMO-2:
- a CDS encoding TOTE conflict system archaeo-eukaryotic primase domain-containing protein encodes MEKSKFKTGYGTKYIKNSDKIIDQHINGNKTLDFRPVLDGDTVKSIHFDCQNIRDAVKILIYCYSDAVHGILEKVDSKYRLWIFIEEIEAYKAKLYCENTLKNCGFALRGNNKTVDYFPKSAKVHSRNSRNAMSLLPFGKGSKILIDGEFVEDFDTIEIDVVDISAEYNYPEPKMDVPVIACEA; translated from the coding sequence GTGGAAAAATCAAAATTCAAGACCGGATACGGAACAAAATATATCAAGAATTCCGATAAAATAATAGACCAACACATCAACGGAAACAAGACATTAGATTTTAGACCAGTGTTAGACGGTGATACTGTAAAATCCATACATTTTGATTGTCAAAATATCCGTGATGCAGTAAAAATATTAATATATTGTTATAGTGACGCAGTACATGGTATTCTTGAAAAGGTAGATTCAAAATACCGTTTGTGGATATTTATTGAAGAAATCGAAGCATATAAAGCTAAATTATATTGCGAGAACACTCTTAAAAATTGTGGTTTTGCATTACGTGGAAATAATAAAACTGTCGATTATTTCCCGAAATCTGCGAAAGTCCATTCTCGTAATTCTCGTAATGCAATGTCATTGCTTCCTTTCGGCAAAGGTTCAAAGATTTTAATAGATGGTGAATTTGTAGAGGATTTTGATACAATCGAAATTGATGTTGTCGATATTAGTGCGGAATATAATTATCCAGAACCAAAGATGGATGTACCAGTTATTGCATGTGAAGCATAA